A genomic region of Ewingella sp. CoE-038-23 contains the following coding sequences:
- a CDS encoding ABC transporter permease — MTLTAGASRLYRKNLVLTLLCGLWVALALTLLIGQPSILSGATLTSILQFATLLALVSLGQALVVLAGGAGIDLSVGGNVSLSAIAGVMALQAGVPAVLLPVVCLLCGFLLGAVNGLLIARLKIYPLIVTLGTFYAYSGLALSLTGGAAQSGVPAWVLPWGRGVLADIPLPFLTLVIPAFLIAALLLSFTSWGRWIYAMGFNEHSARLVGIPVDRARILLYSLCGMLAGGAGFVSLSWLGSGRPNAGVNLELESLTAALLGGVAIFGGKGGVAGVFAAVLLLVTLKTSMLQFGINTVWQVGVVGLLLIAVLLADRLSKTRS, encoded by the coding sequence ATGACTCTCACCGCGGGAGCTTCCCGCCTTTATCGTAAAAATCTGGTGCTCACTCTGCTCTGCGGGCTGTGGGTGGCGCTGGCGTTAACCCTGCTGATTGGTCAGCCGTCGATTCTGTCTGGCGCAACCTTAACCAGCATCTTGCAGTTCGCCACGCTGTTGGCGCTGGTGTCGCTGGGGCAAGCCTTGGTGGTGCTGGCGGGCGGCGCGGGGATTGACCTGTCGGTCGGCGGCAATGTGTCGCTGTCCGCCATTGCGGGCGTGATGGCGCTACAGGCCGGGGTTCCGGCGGTGCTGCTGCCGGTGGTGTGTCTGCTGTGCGGCTTCCTGCTCGGCGCGGTAAACGGCCTGCTGATCGCCAGGCTGAAAATCTACCCGCTGATTGTCACTCTCGGCACCTTCTACGCCTACTCGGGTCTGGCGCTGTCACTCACCGGCGGCGCGGCGCAGTCCGGGGTTCCGGCATGGGTCTTGCCTTGGGGGCGCGGCGTGCTGGCCGACATTCCTCTGCCATTCCTCACGCTGGTTATTCCCGCGTTTCTGATTGCCGCCCTGCTGCTGTCGTTTACCTCGTGGGGGCGCTGGATTTACGCCATGGGCTTTAACGAGCATTCGGCGCGACTGGTGGGCATCCCGGTCGATCGTGCGCGCATTCTACTCTACTCCCTGTGCGGCATGCTGGCAGGCGGCGCGGGCTTTGTTTCCCTGTCGTGGCTCGGCAGCGGCAGGCCGAACGCGGGGGTCAATCTTGAACTGGAATCATTAACCGCAGCCCTGCTGGGTGGCGTGGCGATATTTGGCGGCAAAGGGGGCGTGGCGGGAGTATTCGCCGCCGTCCTGCTGCTGGTCACGCTTAAAACCAGCATGTTGCAGTTTGGAATTAACACCGTTTGGCAAGTGGGCGTGGTCGGTCTGTTACTGATCGCGGTGCTGCTGGCCGATCGTCTTTCAAAAACCCGGAGCTAA
- a CDS encoding ABC transporter permease, whose protein sequence is MATSFTPALKFSGRELTLACVCLVAIVIFSLASPYFATLDNLTTVLRNSTELLLIGLGMTLLLAMGGVDVSVGVVMGLAAIVIGQLLNAGVSPGLTALSGPLVGALIGVISALVVVAGRIPAIVGTLGLYGVYRTAVFALLGGQWLSGLPDSLTQLVSAPLLGLPVTVWVIALAYGLVWLALRRTPYGLHLLAIGNSEDKARLSGIAVTRVRFATFIISGLLCGLAATFYVGTYRNVEMTIGSQLALEAIAAVVLGGTGIMGGHCSLLGTVLGVFLLRILQNGLLLIGVPSLWQTVVTGGLLLLVLTAEVLSGRLRIHNMNLRKNRLKGEGTA, encoded by the coding sequence GTGGCAACATCCTTCACGCCCGCCCTGAAATTCTCGGGGCGGGAGCTGACGCTGGCCTGCGTTTGTCTGGTCGCCATCGTTATTTTCAGTCTGGCATCGCCCTATTTTGCCACGCTGGATAACCTGACGACCGTGCTACGCAACAGCACAGAATTACTCTTGATTGGGCTGGGCATGACCCTGCTGCTGGCAATGGGCGGCGTGGACGTGTCGGTCGGCGTGGTGATGGGGCTGGCGGCAATTGTTATTGGTCAGTTGCTTAACGCGGGCGTTTCTCCCGGCCTGACCGCCCTTTCCGGCCCGCTGGTGGGCGCATTGATTGGCGTTATTAGCGCGCTGGTGGTGGTGGCAGGTCGCATTCCTGCCATCGTCGGCACGCTGGGGCTGTATGGCGTCTATCGCACGGCGGTGTTTGCCCTGCTCGGCGGCCAGTGGTTGTCGGGGCTGCCGGACTCGCTGACCCAGTTAGTCAGCGCGCCGCTGCTCGGCCTGCCCGTGACTGTCTGGGTGATTGCTCTGGCCTACGGGCTGGTCTGGCTGGCGCTGCGCCGCACGCCGTATGGCTTGCACCTGCTGGCTATCGGCAATTCGGAAGACAAAGCGCGGCTTTCCGGCATTGCGGTCACCCGGGTTCGTTTCGCCACGTTCATCATCAGCGGCCTGCTGTGCGGGCTGGCGGCTACCTTCTATGTCGGCACCTATCGCAACGTCGAAATGACTATCGGCAGCCAGCTGGCGCTGGAAGCCATTGCCGCCGTAGTGCTGGGCGGAACCGGCATTATGGGCGGCCACTGTAGCCTGCTGGGCACGGTACTCGGCGTGTTCCTGCTGCGTATCTTGCAAAACGGCCTGCTGCTGATTGGCGTGCCGTCTCTGTGGCAAACCGTGGTCACCGGAGGCCTGCTGTTGCTGGTGCTCACAGCCGAAGTGCTCAGCGGCAGGTTGCGCATTCACAACATGAACCTGCGTAAAAATCGTCTTAAAGGAGAAGGAACCGCATGA
- a CDS encoding autoinducer 2 ABC transporter substrate-binding protein translates to MLKKMISTMVASALLGATAFSAFAQDKPKVAFVPQIVGIPYFKAMQDGGNRAAKAFGVDFIYSGPVDTNPMDQLQIVQNLIAQGVNAISVSVLDASSIAPVVEQAKAKNIKLFTSDSDAPDSGRAVYVAQATDEGLGDTVIDEMVKRVGDHAKIGIVSGEATASNLNAWIGFMQQRVKAKYPNVTLLKPQFAGGTSSRAAQISADMIAANPDLKGIIAVASTTCPGVAQAIETAGKIGKVVGTGYCSPDIARAYLKSGSFGFSVLWDPEKLGYLTVWAGKQLIDGKTFSAENSVPGLDQKVAYDAKTGVLLLGAPAVFTKQNVDQFHF, encoded by the coding sequence ATGTTGAAAAAAATGATCAGCACCATGGTGGCATCTGCTCTGCTCGGCGCGACGGCTTTTAGCGCCTTCGCCCAAGACAAACCGAAAGTGGCCTTTGTGCCGCAAATCGTCGGTATTCCCTATTTCAAAGCGATGCAGGACGGCGGCAACCGCGCCGCTAAGGCTTTTGGCGTGGATTTCATCTATTCGGGGCCAGTGGATACCAACCCGATGGACCAGCTGCAAATCGTGCAAAACCTGATTGCTCAGGGCGTTAACGCTATTTCGGTCAGCGTGCTGGATGCCTCGAGCATCGCGCCGGTGGTCGAGCAGGCCAAAGCCAAAAATATCAAGCTTTTCACCAGTGACAGCGACGCACCGGACAGCGGCCGCGCGGTCTACGTGGCGCAGGCCACGGACGAGGGGCTGGGCGATACGGTGATTGACGAGATGGTGAAACGCGTCGGAGACCACGCCAAGATTGGCATAGTTTCCGGCGAAGCCACTGCCTCAAACCTCAACGCGTGGATTGGCTTTATGCAGCAGCGCGTCAAGGCCAAATACCCGAATGTCACGCTGCTGAAACCGCAGTTTGCGGGCGGCACCTCCAGCCGCGCGGCGCAAATTTCTGCCGACATGATTGCCGCCAACCCTGACCTGAAAGGCATTATCGCCGTTGCCTCTACCACCTGTCCGGGCGTGGCGCAGGCCATCGAAACCGCTGGCAAAATCGGCAAAGTGGTGGGTACCGGCTATTGCAGCCCAGACATCGCGCGCGCCTACCTGAAAAGCGGCTCCTTTGGCTTCTCCGTGCTGTGGGACCCGGAAAAACTCGGCTACCTCACCGTCTGGGCGGGCAAACAGCTGATCGACGGTAAAACCTTTAGTGCCGAAAACAGTGTGCCGGGTCTGGATCAGAAAGTGGCTTATGACGCGAAAACCGGCGTGCTGCTGCTCGGCGCACCGGCGGTGTTTACCAAGCAAAACGTCGACCAATTCCACTTCTGA
- a CDS encoding ATP-binding cassette domain-containing protein yields the protein MAQPYVQAVNITKRFGALTALRDVNLEIYPGEVLALLGDNGAGKSTFTKVLAGAHPASGGELVVDGKAVSFHSPKDASDCGIATIFQELALSENLSIAENVFLGRELKHSFLGIPFLRQQAMRSKVAELLHELEAHISDPEAPVGSLSGGQRQAVAICRALNLNAKLVIMDEPTAALAVAETRKVLALTRKLAERGCAVVLISHNIADVFEVADRMVVFRRGRKIAERRRADTTPEEIVSLITGAHPEARAFEAVTA from the coding sequence ATGGCTCAGCCCTATGTTCAGGCCGTTAACATTACCAAGCGTTTCGGGGCGTTAACCGCCCTGCGCGACGTCAATCTGGAGATTTATCCCGGCGAAGTATTGGCCCTGTTGGGTGATAACGGCGCCGGTAAATCTACCTTTACTAAAGTGCTGGCGGGCGCCCATCCGGCCAGCGGCGGCGAGTTGGTGGTCGATGGCAAAGCAGTGAGTTTTCACTCGCCGAAAGACGCCTCGGACTGCGGCATCGCTACCATTTTTCAGGAGCTGGCGCTGTCCGAAAACCTGTCTATTGCGGAAAACGTCTTCCTTGGGCGCGAGTTGAAACACTCCTTCTTAGGCATTCCTTTTCTTCGCCAGCAGGCGATGCGCTCAAAGGTCGCCGAGCTACTGCACGAGCTGGAAGCCCATATTTCTGACCCAGAAGCGCCGGTTGGCAGCCTCTCCGGCGGCCAGCGGCAGGCGGTGGCTATCTGCCGCGCGCTGAACCTCAACGCCAAGCTGGTGATTATGGATGAGCCGACCGCCGCGCTGGCCGTCGCCGAAACCCGCAAAGTGCTGGCCCTCACCCGCAAACTGGCGGAGCGCGGCTGCGCGGTGGTGTTAATCAGCCACAACATTGCCGACGTGTTTGAAGTTGCCGATCGCATGGTGGTATTCCGTCGCGGCAGAAAAATTGCCGAGCGCCGACGCGCCGACACCACGCCGGAAGAGATTGTGTCGCTGATCACCGGCGCGCATCCCGAAGCACGAGCGTTTGAGGCCGTAACGGCCTGA